In the genome of Rhizobium rhizogenes, one region contains:
- the xseA gene encoding exodeoxyribonuclease VII large subunit, which translates to MSDIFSHAALSNLAEFSVSELSGSIKRTVETAFEQVRVRGEISGYRGPHSSGHAYFSLKDDRARIDAVIWKGTFSRLKFRPEEGMEVVATGKITTFPGSSKYQIVIESLEPAGAGALMALLEDRRRRLAAEGLFDPARKRRLPFMPHVIGVVTSPTGAVIRDILHRISDRFPVHVVVWPVKVQGEGSGEEVANAIRGFNALKPGGEIARPDVLIVARGGGSLEDLWSFNDEIVVRAAAESEIPLISAVGHETDTTLIDYAADVRAPTPTGAAEIAVPVRAELEAQLSGLAARLSGSVSRQMDNRRQGLRALVRALPSLDQLLALPRRRFDEAAGGLGRGLELTTLNKRRAFERSASGLRPETLLNGLKHHRQRITERMHRAETLVERRLLQGKGRVDAFDSALRSLPARLLGQLERQKERVVTAARRADTAVLHRMAQNRSGLAAHDRILQSLSYKNVLKRGYAVIRDEENRPLTRAAAIASGAVVSMEFADGRVSAITTGEGTPSPDAAAAQKKKPAKPASSGPGNQGSLF; encoded by the coding sequence ATGAGCGATATCTTCTCCCACGCCGCATTGAGCAATCTTGCCGAGTTCTCGGTGTCCGAACTGTCGGGTTCCATCAAGCGCACGGTGGAGACGGCTTTCGAGCAGGTGCGGGTGCGCGGCGAGATTTCCGGCTATCGCGGCCCGCATTCTTCCGGCCACGCTTATTTCTCGCTTAAGGATGATCGCGCCCGTATCGATGCGGTGATCTGGAAGGGCACGTTTTCGCGGCTGAAGTTCCGCCCGGAAGAGGGAATGGAAGTGGTCGCCACCGGCAAGATCACCACCTTTCCCGGTTCCTCGAAATACCAGATCGTCATTGAAAGCCTGGAGCCTGCCGGTGCCGGTGCGTTGATGGCACTGTTGGAAGATCGCCGCCGGCGTCTGGCGGCGGAAGGGTTGTTTGATCCTGCCCGTAAACGCCGCCTGCCGTTCATGCCGCATGTCATCGGCGTCGTCACTTCACCGACGGGCGCTGTCATTCGCGATATTCTTCACCGCATTTCGGATCGCTTTCCCGTCCATGTCGTCGTCTGGCCGGTCAAGGTGCAGGGCGAAGGTTCGGGCGAGGAAGTGGCGAACGCCATTCGCGGCTTTAACGCGCTTAAGCCCGGTGGCGAGATTGCGCGCCCCGATGTGCTGATCGTCGCGCGTGGCGGCGGCAGTCTGGAGGATCTCTGGAGCTTCAACGATGAAATCGTTGTACGTGCCGCAGCCGAGAGCGAAATCCCGCTGATTTCCGCCGTAGGACATGAGACCGATACGACATTGATCGACTATGCCGCCGATGTGCGTGCTCCGACACCGACGGGGGCCGCCGAAATTGCCGTGCCGGTGCGCGCCGAGCTGGAGGCTCAGCTTTCCGGCCTTGCTGCCCGTCTTTCCGGCTCGGTGTCACGGCAGATGGACAATCGCCGCCAGGGCTTGCGGGCGCTGGTGCGGGCGCTGCCGTCGCTCGACCAGCTTCTGGCCCTGCCGCGCCGCCGGTTCGACGAGGCTGCGGGCGGTCTCGGTCGGGGACTGGAATTGACCACGCTGAACAAGCGCCGCGCCTTCGAGCGCTCAGCCTCGGGCCTCAGGCCGGAAACCTTGCTGAACGGTCTCAAGCACCATAGGCAGCGGATCACCGAGCGCATGCACCGGGCCGAGACTTTGGTGGAGCGCCGTCTGTTGCAGGGCAAAGGCCGCGTGGATGCCTTCGATTCCGCACTGCGTTCGTTGCCCGCCCGCCTGCTTGGCCAGCTGGAGCGGCAGAAGGAACGGGTCGTCACAGCCGCACGCCGGGCCGATACCGCCGTCCTGCATCGCATGGCGCAGAACCGCTCGGGTCTTGCCGCTCATGATCGTATCCTGCAATCGCTCTCTTACAAGAACGTGCTGAAGCGCGGTTATGCCGTGATCCGTGATGAAGAGAACCGGCCGCTGACCCGTGCCGCGGCCATTGCTTCCGGCGCTGTCGTGTCTATGGAATTTGCCGACGGTCGCGTCTCCGCCATCACAACGGGAGAGGGAACGCCGTCGCCGGATGCCGCCGCCGCGCAAAAAAAGAAGCCGGCGAAACCGGCTTCTTCAGGCCCCGGCAATCAGGGCAGTCTGTTTTGA
- a CDS encoding Gfo/Idh/MocA family protein yields the protein MLRFGIISTAKIAQDHVIPAIQDAQNCVVNAIASRDSAKARAVAERFSVPHAFGSYEEMLASDVIDAVYIPLPTSQHVEWTIKAADAGKHVLCEKPIALKAEEIDTLIAARDLNGVIVSEAFMVTYAPVWAKVKELLASGAIGTLKHVQGAFSYFNRDPGNMRNIPELGGGALPDIGVYPTIVTRFATGAEPKRVQATVERDREFGTDIYSSVRADFGDFELSFYLATQLAARQLMVFHGTDGYIEVKSPFNANRWGAEEIELTNQAHSQSQIFRFQDSRQYKLEAEAFARAAKGEGEVVTLESSRKNQLFIDAIYRAAEKDGWETV from the coding sequence ATGCTGCGCTTCGGAATAATCTCAACGGCGAAGATCGCTCAGGATCACGTCATTCCGGCAATACAGGATGCGCAAAACTGTGTGGTCAACGCCATCGCCAGCCGCGATTCCGCCAAAGCGCGTGCGGTGGCCGAGCGTTTTTCCGTGCCGCATGCCTTCGGTTCCTATGAGGAGATGCTGGCATCGGATGTGATCGATGCGGTCTATATTCCGCTTCCCACCTCCCAGCATGTGGAATGGACCATCAAGGCGGCCGATGCCGGCAAGCATGTTCTGTGCGAAAAGCCGATTGCGCTGAAAGCGGAAGAGATCGATACGCTTATCGCCGCACGCGACCTCAACGGCGTTATTGTGTCCGAGGCTTTCATGGTCACCTATGCGCCGGTCTGGGCCAAGGTGAAGGAGTTGCTCGCATCGGGCGCCATCGGCACGCTGAAACATGTGCAGGGCGCTTTCAGCTATTTCAATCGCGATCCCGGCAACATGCGCAATATTCCCGAACTGGGCGGGGGCGCCCTGCCGGATATCGGCGTCTACCCGACCATCGTGACCCGTTTTGCCACCGGCGCGGAGCCGAAGCGTGTGCAGGCCACAGTTGAGCGCGACAGGGAATTCGGTACGGATATCTATTCCAGCGTCAGGGCCGATTTCGGCGATTTCGAACTGAGCTTTTATCTGGCGACCCAGCTTGCGGCCCGTCAGCTCATGGTCTTCCACGGCACGGATGGTTACATCGAGGTCAAATCTCCCTTCAACGCCAATCGCTGGGGTGCGGAAGAGATCGAGCTGACCAATCAGGCCCATAGCCAGTCGCAAATCTTCCGGTTTCAGGATAGCCGTCAATACAAGCTGGAGGCGGAGGCTTTTGCCCGGGCGGCGAAGGGCGAGGGCGAAGTCGTCACGCTGGAAAGCTCGCGGAAGAACCAGCTTTTTATCGACGCCATCTATCGGGCGGCTGAAAAGGACGGTTGGGAAACGGTTTAA